The Desulfovibrio aminophilus sequence CCGTCCAGCCCGTATTGCGTGAACAAGGACGGCTTCGGCCCGACCTGGGGCAACTCCCTGTTCGAGGACGCGGCCGAGTTCGGCTTCGGCATGGCCCTGGGCGTGGCCCAGCGCCGCGCCAAGCTGGCCGACGTGGCCGCCGAGGCCGCCAAGGAGGCGGACGGCGGACTGAAGGCCGCCCTGGAGGGCTGGCTGGAGGCCAGGGACGACGCGGCCGCCTCGCGCGAGAAGGGCGACGCGGTCAAGGCCCTGCTGGCCAAGGCCCCCAAGACCCCGCTTCTGGACGAGCTGCGCGGCATGGCCGACCTGCTGACCAAGAAGAGCGTCTGGGTCTTCGGCGGCGACGGCTGGGCCTACGACATCGGCTACGGCGGACTGGACCACGTCCTGGCCTCGGGCGAGGACATCAACGTCCTGGTCATGGACACCGAGGTCTACTCCAACACCGGCGGCCAGTCCTCCAAGGCCACGCCGCTCGGCTCGGTGGCCAAGTTCGCGGCCTCGGGCAAGCGCACCGGCAAGAAGGACCTGGGCCGCATGGCCATGACCTACGGCGACATCTACGTGGCCTCCGTGGCCATGGGCGCGAACAAGCAGCAGATGCTCAAGGCCTTCCAGGAGGCCGAGGCCTACCCCGGGCCCTCTCTGGTCATCTGCTACGCGCCGTGCATCAACCAGGGCATCAAGAAGGGCATGGGCAAGACCCAGGAGGAGCAGCGGCTCGCCGTGGCCTCCGGGTACTGGCCTCTGTACCGTTACAACCCGCTTCTGGCCAAGGCGGGCAAGAACCCGTTCATGCTCGAATCCAAGGCCCCGGACGGCAGCCTGCAGGAGTTCCTCTCCGGCGAGACGCGCTACGCCATGCTGGAGAAGGCCAAGCCGGACGCTTCCAAGGCCTTCAGGACGAGAATCGAGCGGGATTACGCCCAGCGCTTCGAACTGCTGCGCTGGATGGCCTCTCCCGAGGCCCGCTTCATCGGCGCGGAGAACGGGTCGGCTGACGGCGGAACGCCGGCCTGTGAAACCGCTCCGACGGCGGAGCACGCCCGTCCCGGCAAGGCCGAGGAACCTTGCGATGACGGACGCTCGGGGAATTAGACAGGGCAAGGGCGGGGGAGCCGGGCGACCGGCTCCCCCTTGTTCGCGGGCAGGGACTACCTGATGCTCAAGACCCATGGGGGGCCCCGCGGATGTCTCCGACAACTGCTTGGAGGAGCGTATGGAAAACTGGATTCAGGCTTACAATCCGCTGGGAAGCATCCTGGTATCGGCGCTGGTGGCGGGCATCCCCCTCTACATTCTCTTTTTCATGCTGGCGGTGAAACGCATGGCGGGCCACAAGGCCGCCATCGCCGCCACGGTCGTGGCCGTGCTTCTGGCCATCTTCGTCTGGGGCATGCCCGCGGGCCTGGCGATCAACGCCACGGTCTACGGCGCGGCCTTCGGCCTCTTCCCCATCGTCTGGATCGTCATCACGGCCATCTGGATCTACAACATGACCGTTGAGTCCGGGGAATTCGAGATCATCAAGAACTCCCTGGCCAGCATCACCGACGACCGTCGGCTGCAGGCCATCCTGGTGGCCTTCGCCTTCGGCTCCTTCATCGAGGGCACGGCGGGCTTCGGCACCCCGGTGGCCATCACCGCCGCCATGCTCGTGGGCCTGGGCTTCAACCCCCTGTACGCGGCGGGCATCTGCCTCATCGCCAACACCGCGCCCGTGGCCTTCGGCGCCATCGGCATCCCCATCGTGGTGGCGGCCAAGGTCTCGGACCTGGAAGTGATGAAGATCAGCCAGATCTGCGGACGCCAGCTGCCCTTCCTGTCCGTGATCGTGCCCCTTTGGCTGGCCGTGACCATGAGCGGCTTCAAGCGCGCCATGGAGGTGCTCCCGGCCGTTCTCGTGGCGGGCGTGTGCTTCGCGGGCTCCCAGTTCATCTTCTCCAACTATCACGGCCCCTACCTGCCGGACATCATGTCGGCCATCATCACCATCGTCGGCCTGGGCGCCTTCCTGCGCGTCTGGAAGCCGAAGAACGTGTGGCACTTCCCCGACGAGGCCCCGTCCGCAGGCGGACCCGTGAAGTGCGAGTACGGCATGGGCGAGGTGCTCCGCGCCTGGACGCCCTACATCATCCTGGCCGTGATGGTTCTTCTCTGGGGCCTGGAGAGCGTGAAGAAGTTCCTTGACGGCATCCTGCTCATCAAGATCAGCTGGCCCGGCCTGCACAACGTGGTCCTCAAGACCGCGCCCATCGTGGCCAAGGACGTGCCCTACGGCGCGGTGTTCAACCTGAACCTGCTCTCGGCCGCGGGCACGGCCATCTTCTTCTCCGGCCTGCTCGCGGTGCTGGTGATCCCCAAGTACGGCTTCGGCAAGGCCTTCTCCTGCTTCGGCCGCACGATCTACCAGCTGCGCTTCCCGATCCTGACCATCGCCATGATCCTGGGCCTGGCCTACATCATGAACTTCTCCGGCATGAGTTCGACCATGGGCCTGGCCTTCACCGCCACCGGTTCGCTGTTCCCCTTCTTCGCCCCGATCCTGGGCTGGCTCGGCGTGTTCCTCACCGGTTCGGACACGTCCTCCAACGCCCTCTTCGGATCGCTGCAGAAGACCACGGCGCAGCAGATCGGCGTGGACCCGGCCCTGTGCGTGGCGGCCAACTCCTCCGGCGGCGTGACCGGCAAGATGATCTCGCCCCAGTCCATCTCGGTGGCCACGGCGGCCTCCAACATGGTCGGACATGAAGGCGACATCTTCCGCTTCACGCTGCCGCACTCCATCGCCATGCTTCTGGTGGTGAGCGTGCTGACCATGCTCCAGGCCTACGTGCTGAAGTGGATGCTGCCCTAAGGCGAGACGAACGAAGCGGGGCCGGGACTCCCGGCCCCGCATGAAATTTCACAGCGCCGGAGGAGACGCCATGTTGAGCGACGCGCTCATCAAGAAGTTCAAGGAGATCGCGGGCCAGGCCAACGTCATGGACGATGAGGCCGACCGCCACGCCTATTCCTACGATTCCGCCGTGCTGCAGCCCGTGGTCCCGGCCCTGGTGGTCCGCCCCGAGAGCACCGAGGCCCTGGGCAAGGTGGTCAAGCTCTGCGGCGAGAACGGCCTGCCCGTGACCGTGCGCGGCTCGGGCACCAACCTTTCGGGCGGGACCATCCCGGACCCCCGCGACGGCGTCGTGATCCTGACCAACGCCCTGAACCGCATCCTCGAGATCAACGAGGAGGACATGTACGCGGTGGTGGAGCCGGGGGTGGTCACGGCCAAGTTCGCGGCCGAGGCGGCCGCGCGCGGTCTGTTCTATCCCCCGGACCCGGGCTCCCAGGCCGTGTCCACC is a genomic window containing:
- a CDS encoding L-lactate permease, translated to MENWIQAYNPLGSILVSALVAGIPLYILFFMLAVKRMAGHKAAIAATVVAVLLAIFVWGMPAGLAINATVYGAAFGLFPIVWIVITAIWIYNMTVESGEFEIIKNSLASITDDRRLQAILVAFAFGSFIEGTAGFGTPVAITAAMLVGLGFNPLYAAGICLIANTAPVAFGAIGIPIVVAAKVSDLEVMKISQICGRQLPFLSVIVPLWLAVTMSGFKRAMEVLPAVLVAGVCFAGSQFIFSNYHGPYLPDIMSAIITIVGLGAFLRVWKPKNVWHFPDEAPSAGGPVKCEYGMGEVLRAWTPYIILAVMVLLWGLESVKKFLDGILLIKISWPGLHNVVLKTAPIVAKDVPYGAVFNLNLLSAAGTAIFFSGLLAVLVIPKYGFGKAFSCFGRTIYQLRFPILTIAMILGLAYIMNFSGMSSTMGLAFTATGSLFPFFAPILGWLGVFLTGSDTSSNALFGSLQKTTAQQIGVDPALCVAANSSGGVTGKMISPQSISVATAASNMVGHEGDIFRFTLPHSIAMLLVVSVLTMLQAYVLKWMLP